A genome region from Brienomyrus brachyistius isolate T26 chromosome 23, BBRACH_0.4, whole genome shotgun sequence includes the following:
- the nkain1 gene encoding sodium/potassium-transporting ATPase subunit beta-1-interacting protein 1 isoform X1, protein MGKCTGRCTLVVICSFQLVAALERQVFDFLGYQWAPILANFLHIMAVILGIFGTVQFRSRYLILYAVWLVLWVGWNSFIICFYLEVGHLSQDRDFLMTFNTSLHRSWWMENGPGCLVTLVPNSPLAPDDHHVITVSGCLLDYQYIEVVSSALQVFLALFGFVYACYVSKVFLEDEDSFDFIGGFDSYGYQPPQKASHLQLQPLYTVGEVSSPKGGKRRIADDQEASV, encoded by the exons ATGGGGAAGTGTACCGGGAGGTGCACGCTGGTGGTCATCTGTTCTTTCCAACTG GTCGCTGCTTTGGAGAGGCAGGTGTTTGACTTTTTGGGGTACCagtgggcccccatcctggccAATTTCCTGCACATAATGGCTGTCATCTTGGGCATCTTTGGCACCGTGCAGTTTCGCTCTCGCTACCTCATCCTG TATGCAGTGTGGCTGGTCCTCTGGGTTGGCTGGAACTCTTTCATCATTTGCTTCTACCTGGAGGTAGGGCACCTGTCCCAG GACAGGGACTTCCTCATGACCTTTAACACATCCCTGCACCGCTCCTGGTGGATGGAAAACGGGCCAGGTTGCTTGGTCACCCTGGTGCCCAACTCTCCCCTAGCCCCAGATGACCACCACGTCATCACCGTCTCCGGCTGCCTGCTAGACTACCAGTACATCGAGGTGGTCAGCTCCGCCCTACAGGTCTTCTTGGCA CTCTTCGGATTTGTCTATGCCTGTTACGTCAGCAAGGTGTTCCTGGAAGATGAGGACAGCT TTGACTTCATTGGTGGTTTTGACTCGTATGGCTACCAGCCACCGCAGAAGGCATCACATCTTCAACTGCAGCCCCTGTACAC
- the nkain1 gene encoding sodium/potassium-transporting ATPase subunit beta-1-interacting protein 1 isoform X3, producing the protein MGKCTGRCTLVVICSFQLVAALERQVFDFLGYQWAPILANFLHIMAVILGIFGTVQFRSRYLILYAVWLVLWVGWNSFIICFYLEVGHLSQDRDFLMTFNTSLHRSWWMENGPGCLVTLVPNSPLAPDDHHVITVSGCLLDYQYIEVVSSALQVFLALFGFVYACYVSKVFLEDEDSFDFIGGFDSYGYQPPQKASHLQLQPLYTAG; encoded by the exons ATGGGGAAGTGTACCGGGAGGTGCACGCTGGTGGTCATCTGTTCTTTCCAACTG GTCGCTGCTTTGGAGAGGCAGGTGTTTGACTTTTTGGGGTACCagtgggcccccatcctggccAATTTCCTGCACATAATGGCTGTCATCTTGGGCATCTTTGGCACCGTGCAGTTTCGCTCTCGCTACCTCATCCTG TATGCAGTGTGGCTGGTCCTCTGGGTTGGCTGGAACTCTTTCATCATTTGCTTCTACCTGGAGGTAGGGCACCTGTCCCAG GACAGGGACTTCCTCATGACCTTTAACACATCCCTGCACCGCTCCTGGTGGATGGAAAACGGGCCAGGTTGCTTGGTCACCCTGGTGCCCAACTCTCCCCTAGCCCCAGATGACCACCACGTCATCACCGTCTCCGGCTGCCTGCTAGACTACCAGTACATCGAGGTGGTCAGCTCCGCCCTACAGGTCTTCTTGGCA CTCTTCGGATTTGTCTATGCCTGTTACGTCAGCAAGGTGTTCCTGGAAGATGAGGACAGCT TTGACTTCATTGGTGGTTTTGACTCGTATGGCTACCAGCCACCGCAGAAGGCATCACATCTTCAACTGCAGCCCCTGTACAC